In the genome of Stomoxys calcitrans chromosome 4, idStoCalc2.1, whole genome shotgun sequence, the window CTTTACATTCCATCACCGTACACAAAAGTTGAAACAACGAaaccttggactaaccatctaatgcttttggatattgtggcttGACAAACCGCTACGACCACTGAgggtgaggctaagggagctttctatttggtcatgtagcggctacggacactttgttatcattgaagattTCTATATTCTTTCAtaattggcagactaatttgcaaccattttttctaatcccactgtgcgtcactttTTTAACTGCCCAGACAtctggaaggatacaatgttttaatttttcaaaattttccaaataattccgcaaattttacacttaccttctaatgtaTGACAACCTACTTGATGCATAATTACATCATTTGGCGTgttttctgtacctgaacactGGCTGCTGCCTTGAATCTTCatttaaagtaaataaatatgaaacaaatttaaaaattaccaataaacaataatgttattttttacttacctctgcctttttgatccattttggtattagcttttgtattttcaagtAACGGCTGCTtccataaaacagctgaccttcgtgtgagaccacctttttcaATACGCATTGGCATCACCGAATAGCGTACCTTGCTAAATAGTTAAACCCCACTTCTTTGGATGTGGACAGGTTTTACGAAAGCAGTTTCCGGAAAGTTATCAGCTTTTTTTACAGTTCTCGTCAACCTGTTACCGTGTTCGCGTGAATACAGctttaagtcattccgtttgtaacacctagaaatattcacCTGCGACCATAAAAAGCAGAAAAAGGGTGATACGTAATACTTTTGAggacgtgctttgttataaagtctgcggacctcttttccaatatttcgaatctccccggttatccagagtttttcttgggctgtcTCCTTTCTCGAAGGAagaaactatcttcgaaagaaaGAAAGTgtgtcgtaatcctgttgacattgtcgtcaatgtcttctatgcctGGACAACCTAAATTATCGGATACGGCGCCGgccattctaaacctaatgtggcAATGGTCTGAGAGGGAATGCTCctcctccaatcctgaacctcaccttccgaacatattgtcacatataaaacctcctccctaatcctattaacaaaggtagaggtgttaccaatattaagttttATTATGTCGtcagtattcaagaattctgccagggcttggcctcgCATAGTACCTCATTTTCTGTCTGTTCTGCCTTCCCCACCAGACGTTGCAGCTCCGTCGTGAGTGGCGGGTTCGGAGAGtcaaaaggcagataaagtgatgtcaTGTATGCATCAGCGTCTCtttgtctcatcactgttgcatccgagaTTTACAACTCtaggaaaatatttaatttttataacaaataacgctggtcctcggccgagtactagtttgagcatagaataattggtagttgatatggttcattccagaaactttgttccggctcctgaattaaggcaatatgaccTTTCACTTACTGTTTTTCTCCATCTGAGCGTATTTAGCTGTCTCGCTCTCgtagaggtttatctggatgacctcactATTGGTACTCCAGTAagtgggcttcttgggagtgggtgatggtctcatcgtcggctcctTGTTCGTTATGCATTGAGTCTCCCACCCTTGcattgcctgatgttccaatattacgATCTTTttctatcttagtcttccaaatcttaagtaaatgggcttcttggcaGCAGGTTGTGGTCTCATCGTCAgcaccctgttcgttaggctgcattaggattcccgtcactgcactacctgatgttttaatattgagATCTTCTCTTGACCTATTTTTGCCCAGGATTCACTAGTAGAAGGTTATACTATGTTCCGACTgctgttttgagcaaacgactcgttttcctTTACCATTTATAAAAGCAAAACGGATATATAATAGAGcttttaataccgtcaaatctgGACGGCCTTGTTTTAATGTGCCCTGAATTGATGAACAACTTATATTACAATGTGAACCACCCTTAAGATATACAAACAACATTGAAGATGTACGCCGCCAATGCTTTCCATTGTGTCTTCATGTTGCCGCACGAATACCCTGAACGGCTTTAAGCATTGGGGCGGCCAGGCGTCATTGCATGTTTTTCGCTGTCAACTGATATTTTAAACTTATATTCCGCGGCATCTGTTTTTTGTGTAATCTCAGCAAGAGCAATTTTAATTTAGACCAACTAAATTATACAATAATTTCATAACAATGTCCTATTTCAATGTAAAAATGCCCGAAGTTCAAGCGAAATTCGATTGGGATAACATCGATGTGGGTAATAATAGTTTGGATAACTCGGAGAATTTCTTTGGTAGGTATTTACAAAGGGCAAAAGGAAAATGTGTCTCTTTAAACAACCGTTAATTGCATTGGTTTTCCTTATTCTTTTAGCTGTAAGACATTATGAGCATGAAAGATTAGAAGAGATGGTTTTGCTGCAAGAAGAATTGGGTAAGAAATATGAGTGCATGCATTGAATCTTCAACACCCACTGACCTTGGAATGTTGTCCTTTGTCCACAGCAAAGACCGAACTAACTGATATAGAAGAACAATGTGTTAtctacaaatttgaaaaatgtgaTAATAGCACCACCATACGCGATGAAGAGGACACAAAAAAAGATGAGGAAAATGGAGAATCTTCGCCAAAAACCAGCCAAAGCGATAATGGCATCATTAAAGAGGAGCATTGCTCTTCCCCGGGCAATGAACTGCAGGAAAATCACAACAACAATACAAGAGAATATCTTTTAGATGATGGTGAAGCGTCATCACCCTCGAAATTCCATACAAAAAACAGTGATAATGGTACCTTATGTGCTGTTGAAGAAGAGCAAGACACAGAAGataaggaaaatttgaaatctTTGCAACACATCCCCAATGGTGGAGTCAATAAAGAGGAACAATGCACATTGCAGGCTGATGAAAGGCAAGATCCTCACAATGGCATTAAATCTGAGTCACATTTGGATGAAACAGTGCCACATTTGAAAATTCCCTCCAAAGTTAAGCTAGCCTGTCAGTGGTCAACACAAAAACCCTTAACCTCCAAATGCGTAATAGCCACTTCATCCAAGGGTGCAGTTTCTAAAAATATGCCTCCTCCGCCACAAGCCTATCTGAAGAAAGATGAGTACCAGAGGAAACGCGAAGAGGCGGAAAAGCGACGAGCTGAAGAAGAACGTAAACTCAGAGAATTTCATCCAAGGccagtaccaaattttaatagctATCATCAGATGTTGGAGAAACGCAAGCCTGCCCATACAATTACAGTCGCTGTTACCCCACAAGTGCTAAAAAAGTCCAAAGAGGCCGAAGAAAAGCGTAGGAAGAGGGTAAGAAATTGTTAAGGTTTGTTTTACATTTTATAAATTGGTATATCATTTAAGCTCGAAGAATGGAAACATAAAAGCCAAGCACCTAAATTTGAATCACGCCCGCCGACTGTTCTCAAGGAAAAACCATTTATACCCGAAAAGAAGCCAATGGTCATTAAGCAATGTCCCTTCAATTTGAGCACAGAGAAACGTCTAGCAGTACGCAAGCATTATGACGAGGCCAAACATAAGGCATTGGAGGAGAAACGAAAACAGGTAGAAATTGTAAGCACATTCACAGTTTACAGCATATTTAGTTACACGGCCAAACGGGTGTTATGATGTGCGCGGCGAGTGCCTTGTGTGTTGTGTTGTAAATGTGTGCTTGTGCTTTTGTTCCTTTTCCCTCAAAAACTCTTATTAAATCCTAGATTTTCAATTAACATGTGCATGTCATATTAACCCAGCATGTTGTATGTGTATGCATAACACCCACGGTCTTCTATATAATACAGTAAGATCAATAAGCTATGCATTCAAAAACAGATATTTTAAAGAACTTGTAATCGTCAAGAATCATGGCAATAACACAACAATCCGGGCCTAACTGAATTTGTGGTTCACTAAAGTAAAACCTATATGTACGTACTATATGATATACTGCAAAAATACGTTTCAATAGTTTGTTGAACTTCTTCCTTAATTTCGTTAAATCATAGGTCTGGATAGCTATGGAGTATTTATTATTGAATACTGGGGAAATGAATTCGTTAAAACTAGAGGGAAGGTGGAACATCCCCTTTAGGATATTCTTAATCGTTGTGCTCTAAAAGTTACATCGAGTGGTATGCCTTACTATAAAATCTACCGCATATTTGGAATTCCCTGCGATTTACATTAAAAGGAAGCGACTAAACATTTTGATTCCTTTGGAAGCTATCGTTGTAGTTGTTTTAACAGTTTTTTATGTCTTCACAACAAATGAACAAGTGACGTGTGAAGCCATAACTACATGATGTCTAAGCAGTGTCTAAAGGGCTGATATCGTTAAGACAATATTGAGGTAATGCATCCACCTCTCAGAGAAATCAGGAAGGATCtacatggttgttgttgttgttgtagccatattttcatgtggatcctcgtcaagctcctgtaggtgagcaagctcggtccggtccaaaggaccgatcgccaagGGAACagggtggtcattggttatttaaagtttttatagcagtgtgttgtacacgaAGATACATTAGAGCATAAGTTCAGCGCTACCAAAAGGAATCTTTAGACCAGGCAACGTTTCAAACGGGTCTAGTTAGCACTCACGCTGACATGGTAGCAGAAGTGGTGAACCGCTATTGAgtaaaacaattagggattttatgAGAAGCACAGAATTCCTCAAATGGATCTCTTCGGGGTTGCTTTtcgtggcatggggcgaatcaATCTAACCCAACCTTGGGGAACTTACGTAAGTGCGCTAAAAGCATGGCATTGCGCTTAAAGCATGACATGCGTGACCGTATCAAAAGTTTTCGATAGATCAATGGTCTTCAATGAGTCTTCTTCTAATATGAGCAGTGAAGGCGTGCAAAGCGATCGCATAGGAATATTCTCCAACAAGGCTCGGAAGGAGTACTACTTCAAGTGTCTTAACTACAGACGTGAGAAGAAAAAAACCAGCTCGAAGACTTTTTCTGGCTTCAGCAGCGGCTTTACTTTGCCCATTTGCCCAGGGaagccatgtccgcctatgacgctcagaaaaaattttcagcggcagttttcccctcctaatgctagcatcttttgtgaggtactatgccatgtaaaacttttctccaaagaggtgtggcactccggcacgccgttcggactcggctataaaaagaaggccccttatcattgagcttaaacttgaatcggactgcactcattgatatgtgagaagtttgcccctgttccttagtggaatgttcatggaaaatatttgtattttccagacatcgggaactatctAGCTGGCGAGCGACAAATTGAGGAACTTGGTCATCTATTCAACTCCTGGCTTTTCCAGATTCTTAAGCGTCAGTGTAGAAATTCCGTAAGGGCTCAAACCCATGAACGACCTGGCAGTGCGATGACATTGGTAGCTTTGTCATCGGATACTAGTTGTAAAAAGGCGAGTAAGTGGCACCTTAAAATATCCAGACGAACCTAATacttgaaaggaagtaaaaaggagatcagtatagctatcggTATCATTATAGGATAAATAGGACTACCAACGCACATATGCAGAGGCATGTGGGGTAAATGATGAGAAAGGAACAATTCCTATCATTATTCGGTTTTCGCCGCCAACAGGCTTCGACATTAAGAtatggacacaataccagactttaACCAACCTAGGGGAGTGCAATGGGGAACAATTAGGATGTTTTTTGAGTAGCACGAATTTCCGACATTTGATTTTTCGATGtttttttagttgttgttgtagcagtgtattgtacactgaggcaacagcccttgccgatgaaggactccatcgggtcaatcaggtacgtacaaccggctgccatgggatttgtactttttagtatttagagcgcacaacaaaccgatcaCTGGCGCGGGATAGTTGGGATCACCACACAGACCGGAACATTAACTGCTggctaccggacgcgtccacaggttgcgaatagtggaatgctccatacagagtagctgcttgacgagtatcgccacctccacatgaaaatgtggctataacaatAAACAACTGGCAGAGTGTATGCCCATGTGGCttgtggcggattaatattcgcaacCTCTTTTTAGCGGAACCTAAGGTCCGCGGACCTATCGGTTCTATGAACCAGAACGACCTTACTCATTTATGGGAGCTTGATTAGGAACGTTAACTtcacatgcaaatatgtggctacaTAAACAACACCATCGTCTGCGAGCCCCGCTACCTGTGACACCAAATTCTCTGGTATAAGTAAAACTCAGCTACCGGGCAAtcgatgatgttgttgatgttgtagccacatttttcatgtagaggtggcgatcctcaacaagctcttgtaggtgagcaagcttgttccggttcaaaggacggatcgccgcgggaacaggtcattggttatttaaagccgccAATAACTAGCcgggtcatatcgagcatcataggtactcagtatttgtgcaagagcctgtGCCGCTTGACTATTGATGAGactctctgctcgataccgctgaatatccgcgactgtcgttgcagctactccgtatagagcattatactacccgcaacctgtggacgcgcccggtagc includes:
- the LOC106095669 gene encoding uncharacterized protein LOC106095669 isoform X2, yielding MSYFNVKMPEVQAKFDWDNIDVGNNSLDNSENFFAVRHYEHERLEEMVLLQEELAKTELTDIEEQCVIYKFEKCDNSTTIRDEEDTKKDEENGESSPKTSQSDNGIIKEEHCSSPGNELQENHNNNTREYLLDDGEASSPSKFHTKNSDNGTLCAVEEEQDTEDKENLKSLQHIPNGGVNKEEQCTLQADERQDPHNGIKSESHLDETVPHLKIPSKVKLACQWSTQKPLTSKCVIATSSKGAVSKNMPPPPQAYLKKDEYQRKREEAEKRRAEEERKLREFHPRPVPNFNSYHQMLEKRKPAHTITVAVTPQVLKKSKEAEEKRRKRLEEWKHKSQAPKFESRPPTVLKEKPFIPEKKPMVIKQCPFNLSTEKRLAVRKHYDEAKHKALEEKRKQEEEERKRREEERIRELRKAATFKARPNPFRN
- the LOC106095669 gene encoding uncharacterized protein LOC106095669 isoform X1 codes for the protein MSYFNVKMPEVQAKFDWDNIDVGNNSLDNSENFFAVRHYEHERLEEMVLLQEELAKTELTDIEEQCVIYKFEKCDNSTTIRDEEDTKKDEENGESSPKTSQSDNGIIKEEHCSSPGNELQENHNNNTREYLLDDGEASSPSKFHTKNSDNGTLCAVEEEQDTEDKENLKSLQHIPNGGVNKEEQCTLQADERQDPHNGIKSESHLDETVPHLKIPSKVKLACQWSTQKPLTSKCVIATSSKGAVSKNMPPPPQAYLKKDEYQRKREEAEKRRAEEERKLREFHPRPVPNFNSYHQMLEKRKPAHTITVAVTPQVLKKSKEAEEKRRKRLEEWKHKSQAPKFESRPPTVLKEKPFIPEKKPMVIKQCPFNLSTEKRLAVRKHYDEAKHKALEEKRKQVEIEEEERKRREEERIRELRKAATFKARPNPFRN